GGCCATCACGCTCCGTGGTATCGCGCTGACGGAGTCAGAGCTCGATCTGTACGTGGATGCGGTCCACCATGCGAAGCAGGCCCGTGAAGTGTTTCGTACCCTGGATCTCTGCCTGGATGTAGTGATGTCGACCAATTGCATTGCCTGGGCTTACTTCAGAGCCGGCAACCACGAGGCCGCTGCCTTCTACTACGACTTGGGCGCCGTCCAGGCCGAACGGTTCGGGAGCAGTTATGAGAGGGCTCGGGCGCTGGTCGGTCTGGGTAATGTGTATGCCGCATCGGGTCGGCATTCCGAAGCCGCCGAGCAATGGGCGCGTGCCGATAAAATCCTTTCCCCGCTGTCACCTGTCATGGTAGGGGAAGCGCGGCTACGTCTGGAGTGGACCACCGCTTCCACGTAGGGCTAGGCACCTGGTGGGGAAAAGAGACAAGGGATCAATATGGAATTCAGTGCGTCGGAGGTTCTTTCAGAGCTTAAGAACCTGCGTAAGGGATTCGGCATGGAAGACCCTCAGGCGCTTTCGCGAGTCGGTAGCGCACTGCGATACATCGCGGGCGTGGCCGCGGAGGACGATCCGGCCAGACAACGCGAGAGGATTAAATCCTGCCTGCTGGAGCGGACCTGCGCCCTCCCCCTCGATCTGTCCTCCTACAGCAGGGTCGCCCTCGCGCTCGATGGCTCATGCACCGAGCGGTTCGAGCACAGGCTGCGCAGGATCGCGATGGAACTTGACCGTGACACACGCACGGCGCGCCGACGGGTCGATGAGGCGTTCAAGCGCCTCGCCGAGGAGGCGCTGGCCGCCGTGGTTCCTCCACGACTCCGACATCCTGGCACCCCGTGGCATCTCAGAAGCTTGAAGACACTTGTTCTTCTCGGTTCCCAGGGGACCGAGGTCATCGAAGAACGACGCATCGTGAGTCATCGCGATGGCTTGACGGACATTTTCCACTCATCCACTTTTGCGACAATGGGCGGGGAGAGGCACGCGGTCGACTCCGGGGGCTTCGACATCATTCTGCTCCAGGGTGGTACGTCGTCCGGATCCGCGTGGCTGTCAGCCACCAGGCTGGGACTTCGGGTGCAACTCCCTCGTCCACTCAATGCAGGGCACAGCCATGTATTGACGTTCCGCACTTTGGTGCCTGAGGGGGAGGCACTCGCACCGTACTACGTGTGCACCCCCAGGTTCCCGTGTGAGCGGTTCGATCTCACAGTCCGGTTCGGCGGATGTCCGCCGCATCGGGTATGGCGTCTCGACGACGAACTCCCGCTGGAGGCGGGAGATACCTCGCTCTGCCGTGGTGGGGTGGAAGTCGACGCGGCGGGAGAGGCCAGTGCTGCATTTACCGATCTGGAACCGAACCGCTCGTACGGGCTCGGCTGGACGTTGACACCTTTTTGAATTGAGCCGGTCCTCGTGCCTGGAAGGACGGGAGCGAGTCGTTCAGTGATCAGTCCACTGGCAGCGGAAGCAGGTCACTGAGATCAGGCCGGTCGGCCTCAGCCCGGGCAGCGGTGGCCGCGTCCAGCAAGTTACGCAACAAGAGGTTGTCGCCGCCGGCCACGTCCAGCAGCAGGGGCTGATGACCGGCGACGATCGCATCGATGGTCTCGAACCCTTCACGGAGAAGGCTCAGATACACCGGGCGGGGGATCCTTCGTTCCGTGTGCCGGGCGAGCGGCACGAACTCCTTGGGGATGCCCAGCTCGAGCTGGACCGGCAGGAGATCCGGCAGGTCACCGAGATCTGCGGACGGGCAAACATGCGCCGCGATGTCCAGGACCGCTCCCATGACGTCCGCTGCCCGGCGGGCTGCCTGGCGGACTGGGCCGGTGCTCCTTGCAGTGGGGGGCAGCATCAAAGTGATCGCCCTCTCGATCTGCGACAGAGCCATGCCTCGCGTCCACATCAGACAGGCGAGGGCACTGCGGGCGCAACCGTGCCCAGAGCCGTTCCGCTGCCGGGTGCCGAGTACTCGGGCGACCAGCGCCTCAGGAACGCCCTGCCGCTTGAGCTCGGATTCGAAGGACTTGCGCTCGGCGTCCGGCCTGGGGCTGCGCTGTTCGAAGCGGACGTCATGCAGTTCCGCGGTGAGATGCGCAGCGCAGATGAGAGTCATCCGATTGATCCCATTGTCGGGTACTGCCTTCAATGCCTGGACAACGGCATCGATCGAGTCGACACTCAGGCCGCTCCGGATGCTGATCTCTCCCAGCCGGGTCAGGGCGAGCCCGGAGTCCGACTTCTCCAGGAATCCGCTCTCGATCAGCTGCGCTACGGCAGTGCTCAGGCTCGGGCCTGGAAAAGGCGCCGTCGAGGGCGCACAGCGATGCTGGTACGCCGCGAAGGTCCAGGTGAAGAACTCCTCGATGCCTTCGTCGGTCAACCGTCCCAGGTGCGCGACAGGTCCGGTGAAGGCGGACAGCACAGACGATCGTAGATCCGTCGCCGTGTGGCGCAGAGCGGACCGGATGGGGCCGGGCGCGGCGAGAACGTACTCCTGTCGGATCCTCTGGACCTCCAGTGGGCTCTCGGCCAGGACGAAGGAGCGACCTCGCTCGGTGAGTCCCTTGCGGCCGGCGCGACCCGCCATGTTCTTGTACTCGGGTACAGAGTATTTGCGTTCGCCCGTGCCAGGGTGCTCAAGTTCACAGATCACGACGGAGTCCGCCGGCAGGTTAACTCCCTGGGCGAGCGTCGTCGTCGAGACGAGTACCCGCAGCCCGCTTTCAGGCTGCTTGAACGACTGCTCCAGCAGGCGTCGCTCCTCGTCGCTGAGGTCGGACACATGGAAGGCGACGCCTCTGGCCAGGCATTCGCGCAACAGGTCATTGACCTGACCGTCGTCCCCCTGGGGTAGTTCGCTGATCACGGTTTTGGCCGACGGGAGGCCAAGGCGTCGGGCGAGGCTTCGTGCGGTGGTCCGGACGTCGTGCCGAGTGGCCCGGAAGACGATGACCTGGTCTCCCTCCTCGACCAGTCGCGCCGTGAGTTCTACTGGCAACTGGTCGAAGGAGGAGACAGCGTGCGGCAGGAACTGTTCGACCCGTTCTTCCCCGTCTTCTGGCCGGTCGCCTCCGGGACCCGCCCGGGAGACGAGTCGTCCGTCCATTCCGATGACGCCTTCCCTGAGGACCGTCTCTCGTTTCTCATGCCGGACGGGCGTGGCGTCGAGCCAATCCGCGAGTCCGTCGGCATCGTCGAGCACGGCGGACAGACCGACGATCTGGAGGGCATGCCCGCGGCGCTTGCGCATCTTGATCCAAGTGAACAGCATCTCCAATAGCGGTCCGCGCTCAGGCAGCGCCAGCGCGTGGATCTCATCCACCACCAGGACCCCGACATGGTCCAGGAGTTCGGGATGTCCGGAGAGGAGGCCGATGTACTTCTCGTAGGTGAGGATCGCCAGCTCGTAGGAGCCCTTGAAGAGTCTGGAGATGTCGTCCCGCAACTCGCCCGTGACGCGGATCGTTCTGACTCCCGCGGCGCTGTACAGGTCGACGAACCGGTCGTACTGGTCGTTGACAAGGGCACGGGTGGGCAGTAGAAAGACGGCCTTCCTGCCTTGGGCAACGGCACGCAGGGAGGCAATCTCGCCGATCATCGTCTTCCCCGCTGACGTGGGCGCACTCACCAGAGCGCTGTTTCCGTCCAGCAGAACTGCCTCATTGACGGCACGGACCTGCAAGTCATTGAGCTTACCGAACTTCTGGCGCCAGGCGGCGATGATGTCCTCGTGGATTCCGTATGTGCCAAGACTTGAAAAGGCGTGAGTGATGCGTGGGGGTTTCCATGAGTCGCCGGTTGCGTGGTAGCGCGGACCCGCCCTAAGGACAGGGAAGCTCAGGTCTCCGGCCCAACCGCCGAAGCGCGGTTCTTGGAATTCATTCTTCAGCTCAAGTCTATGGGAACTGATTTTCGTGAATAGGTAATCGGTCAGCTTGCCCAGGCGGATCTTCCCATCACTGGGCAGGTTTTTGTCCCCCAGGAGAGCGCGAATGAGGTAGTAGCTCAGGAGGCCGTGGCGCAACGTCCGGCTCTCCTGTGCCTCTTGGTCCTTTCCGGTTGCAGTGAAGATGAGTCGGCCGCTTCCGGTGATTCTGCTCAGGACGTCCTGGGGTGAGGGCTCTGAAGAGCGGCTCATGCAGCCGCCCTGCGGTTCCGGCAGCACCTTGGCCAGTGCCGAACCTGAGAAGCAGCAGTCCAGTGCCACCAGTAGCCTCTTCGACGGGATCGCGTCGATCAGCTCCGTGAACTCATCAAGACGCACCGCCGTGTCAGCCAGTCTTGCCGGGTCAGCGTCATGGGTGGCCAGCTCGGCGGTACGCGTGCCGTGACCGGAGAAAGTGATCATGACGAAGTCGTCCGGTTCGCTGTCGCGCCCGAGTTGTCGCATTTCTGTCAGCAATCTGTCCTTGGTGGCGTCGCTGTCCAGAACTAGGCTGGTCGGCCCCGGGTAGTTGTCCGAGAGCAGGGCGTGCAGTGCGATGGCGTCCCGTTTGGCAAAACCCAGTGCCCGGAAACCGGGATTCTGGTAGTTGTCTACTCCAATGAACAAGCCGCGGAATGTCATCCGATCCCCAGAAGTCCTGTCGTAGAGGGAAGAAGAGTATGGCACGGCCGGCCGATCTGACTGCGCACTCCGGGGGAATTGAGGCGCTTCGGTGTCGTTCTGCGTACAGAGAAAGGCGAGGGAATGACTGTTTGGGGGATCCCGAGCGGTGTCAGGGGCGATGGGAATCTGGTCCGGATTCGACCGTCTGATATCGGGGCAAAAAGCGGCAAGTGCGCTCAGCGTCTTGCGATGAAAGTCCGTCCAGGAGTCTCCCGGACGGTCGATGGGCCGGTATCCCGGCGCCCTGCCAAGACCTCGGCCCTGGGCCCCTTGCACAAGGTTCTCGACCTGATCGAGTTCGATCAGCTCTCGCTGGAAGAGGCCCTGGCGAAGTGGCTGCATGGTCCCCACCGCCGACCGCCGCACCCCGGCCTGGTCCAGTGGACGGAGCACGCCGTGCGCGGTTATCTGGCGGCCGTGGCGGAGTGCGTGCCGCTGGCGCCGGTATCGCGCCGGTGGGCCAGGCAGCGTACCGACGTGGAGGACGGCATCGCCGTTGTATACGAAGAGACAGTGAGCGGTCGGCGCTATGAGGGCGATGGAGTACGCGAACTGCGCATTCCACGGCTCAAGTCCGTCGACAAGGGCACAGGGGACCCCACGGACGGTGAACGGGCGGAGACCGCGCTCGCTGCTGCGGTCCTGGCGGGCGCCAGACCGGTTCTCAGCTCTCCGTGGAAACCTCAGCAGCAGCTCACGCTGGGGCGGTTCACCCCCGCGGTCCACGTCCGGATCGTTGAGATCGGCTGTGTCGACGCCTCCCGTAACGTCCTGTTCGAAGGCACCCCGGAGGAGGCGCACCAGCACTATGCCCACACAGCAGACGAACGTGTGCGGGCGGTGAAGGCGGGCGGTGGTTACCTCCCGGG
The nucleotide sequence above comes from Streptomyces clavuligerus. Encoded proteins:
- a CDS encoding DEAD/DEAH box helicase — protein: MFIGVDNYQNPGFRALGFAKRDAIALHALLSDNYPGPTSLVLDSDATKDRLLTEMRQLGRDSEPDDFVMITFSGHGTRTAELATHDADPARLADTAVRLDEFTELIDAIPSKRLLVALDCCFSGSALAKVLPEPQGGCMSRSSEPSPQDVLSRITGSGRLIFTATGKDQEAQESRTLRHGLLSYYLIRALLGDKNLPSDGKIRLGKLTDYLFTKISSHRLELKNEFQEPRFGGWAGDLSFPVLRAGPRYHATGDSWKPPRITHAFSSLGTYGIHEDIIAAWRQKFGKLNDLQVRAVNEAVLLDGNSALVSAPTSAGKTMIGEIASLRAVAQGRKAVFLLPTRALVNDQYDRFVDLYSAAGVRTIRVTGELRDDISRLFKGSYELAILTYEKYIGLLSGHPELLDHVGVLVVDEIHALALPERGPLLEMLFTWIKMRKRRGHALQIVGLSAVLDDADGLADWLDATPVRHEKRETVLREGVIGMDGRLVSRAGPGGDRPEDGEERVEQFLPHAVSSFDQLPVELTARLVEEGDQVIVFRATRHDVRTTARSLARRLGLPSAKTVISELPQGDDGQVNDLLRECLARGVAFHVSDLSDEERRLLEQSFKQPESGLRVLVSTTTLAQGVNLPADSVVICELEHPGTGERKYSVPEYKNMAGRAGRKGLTERGRSFVLAESPLEVQRIRQEYVLAAPGPIRSALRHTATDLRSSVLSAFTGPVAHLGRLTDEGIEEFFTWTFAAYQHRCAPSTAPFPGPSLSTAVAQLIESGFLEKSDSGLALTRLGEISIRSGLSVDSIDAVVQALKAVPDNGINRMTLICAAHLTAELHDVRFEQRSPRPDAERKSFESELKRQGVPEALVARVLGTRQRNGSGHGCARSALACLMWTRGMALSQIERAITLMLPPTARSTGPVRQAARRAADVMGAVLDIAAHVCPSADLGDLPDLLPVQLELGIPKEFVPLARHTERRIPRPVYLSLLREGFETIDAIVAGHQPLLLDVAGGDNLLLRNLLDAATAARAEADRPDLSDLLPLPVD